One genomic window of Vibrio rhizosphaerae includes the following:
- a CDS encoding YjgN family protein has protein sequence MNENNTVNPLRFNGRTGEFFGIWIVNILLSVVTLGIYSAWAKVRTKRYFYGNTYLAEDNFEYHGTPKQILKGRIVAMLCLLIWVVLSSISEVVSAALLILFYAVLPWMVWSNVRFDSAMTSYRNTHFAFAGSLKQAYITFMGRGVAAILAFILGISLIATTASLTNSVLLMVIMIIAFIALCAFIQAWVMTGVWRYFMNGYRYGNADFSAVISSKKLFFINLGAIGIFIGGALILSVFVGIFFYSVMMQIIMNMDNLMYSMNNTMFAGIIFGYLLFILLGMISAAYMSVRVRNYVFSKTSATLDDQTLQLHSSFSVLKYVGLLLTNMLGLIFTLGLAHPWVKVRMAKYSAEQTQVIGHLDMIEAVDQDSDVRSALGDELVQTFDINLGIG, from the coding sequence ATGAACGAAAATAATACTGTGAATCCTCTCCGTTTTAATGGACGGACTGGGGAGTTTTTTGGCATTTGGATTGTGAACATTTTGCTCTCCGTTGTGACATTGGGGATCTATTCGGCCTGGGCCAAAGTGAGAACCAAACGTTATTTCTATGGTAATACATATCTCGCTGAAGATAACTTTGAATATCACGGCACGCCCAAACAAATTCTCAAAGGGCGCATCGTTGCAATGCTGTGTTTGTTAATTTGGGTGGTGTTAAGCTCGATCTCTGAAGTTGTGTCTGCGGCCCTGTTAATTTTATTTTATGCCGTGTTACCTTGGATGGTGTGGAGTAATGTCCGCTTTGATTCTGCAATGACCAGTTATCGCAATACCCACTTTGCTTTTGCAGGCTCGCTCAAACAAGCTTATATCACCTTCATGGGGCGTGGTGTGGCTGCGATTCTCGCATTTATTCTCGGTATCTCTTTGATTGCCACTACCGCTAGTTTGACGAATAGTGTACTTCTGATGGTCATTATGATCATCGCCTTCATTGCGCTGTGCGCATTTATTCAGGCATGGGTGATGACTGGCGTATGGCGTTATTTTATGAATGGCTACCGATATGGGAATGCGGATTTTTCAGCGGTTATTTCCAGTAAAAAACTCTTTTTCATTAATTTAGGTGCGATTGGTATTTTTATCGGTGGTGCGTTGATTCTGTCCGTGTTTGTCGGGATTTTCTTCTATTCGGTGATGATGCAGATCATCATGAATATGGATAACCTCATGTATTCGATGAATAACACGATGTTCGCAGGGATTATCTTTGGCTACCTGTTATTCATTTTGTTAGGGATGATTTCCGCTGCTTATATGAGTGTCCGGGTTCGTAATTACGTCTTTTCAAAAACATCAGCGACATTAGATGACCAGACTCTTCAGCTTCATTCCAGTTTCTCGGTATTGAAATATGTCGGTTTATTGTTGACGAACATGCTGGGGTTAATTTTTACGTTAGGACTAGCGCATCCGTGGGTGAAAGTCCGGATGGCGAAATATTCAGCCGAGCAGACGCAGGTGATTGGTCATTTAGATATGATCGAGGCCGTGGATCAAGATTCTGATGTCCGTTCTGCGCTGGGAGACGAGCTGGTTCAAACATTTGATATTAATCTGGGGATTGGATAA
- a CDS encoding M48 family metallopeptidase, producing the protein MRVSGAAYPPRLSQRCSADIDISGEQIKLCCDHQMVSQTSLEQLTLSDSVGNLPVRVSFPDGWVFVPDQNKDIDCLLQKKGRKSLRIRKVESNLWLIFVSIVFCIAMLFAGYRYGIPWFSHYAARMLPDGVPVFVGEKILDQLDEQFETSHIPVQQQQAIRKRVALFQQQLPPMPFPVQIEFRGSDIANAFALPGGKIVLLDPLVELAQSDQQLDGVILHEMGHIYHRHMMTRLVESSLTAVVVASLTGDTSGVVHQMIGAGVFVMNTGLSRDMERQADQFAKQAMLKIYHTSEPMAAMFELLQQQQMRHTPDWLSSHPNFSERIESMRQP; encoded by the coding sequence ATGCGAGTCTCAGGGGCGGCTTATCCGCCCCGTTTATCACAACGGTGCTCTGCGGATATCGACATCTCAGGGGAACAGATCAAACTGTGTTGTGATCATCAGATGGTCAGTCAGACCTCGTTGGAACAGTTGACGCTGAGTGACAGTGTTGGCAACCTGCCCGTACGAGTCTCTTTTCCCGACGGATGGGTTTTTGTCCCCGACCAGAATAAAGATATTGATTGTCTGCTGCAGAAGAAGGGCAGGAAGTCGCTCAGAATCCGCAAGGTTGAATCGAATCTCTGGTTGATCTTTGTCAGTATTGTTTTCTGTATTGCGATGTTGTTCGCCGGTTACCGTTATGGGATTCCATGGTTCAGTCACTATGCGGCTCGAATGTTGCCGGACGGCGTGCCTGTATTCGTTGGCGAGAAAATTCTCGACCAGTTGGATGAGCAGTTTGAAACCAGCCATATTCCGGTGCAGCAGCAACAAGCGATTAGAAAACGGGTCGCTTTATTTCAACAGCAGCTCCCACCAATGCCTTTCCCGGTACAGATTGAGTTTCGCGGTAGTGATATTGCTAATGCATTCGCACTCCCCGGTGGCAAAATTGTTCTGCTTGATCCTTTGGTCGAACTGGCACAGAGTGACCAGCAGCTCGATGGGGTGATTTTGCATGAGATGGGGCACATTTATCATCGTCATATGATGACGCGTCTGGTTGAATCGAGTTTGACAGCCGTTGTGGTGGCTTCGTTGACCGGGGATACTTCGGGGGTTGTGCATCAGATGATCGGTGCTGGCGTTTTTGTGATGAACACGGGGTTATCACGTGATATGGAGCGTCAGGCTGACCAGTTTGCCAAACAGGCAATGTTGAAGATCTATCATACCAGTGAGCCAATGGCCGCAATGTTTGAGTTGCTTCAGCAGCAGCAAATGCGACATACGCCGGACTGGTTGAGTTCACATCCTAACTTTTCAGAACGGATTGAGTCGATGCGTCAGCCATAG
- a CDS encoding valine--tRNA ligase codes for MEKTYNPTSIEQALYQTWEKQGYFKPNGDTSQASYSIMIPPPNVTGSLHMGHAFQDTIMDTLIRCQRMKGKNTLWQVGTDHAGIATQMVVERKIAAEEGKTKHDYGRDAFIDKIWEWKGQSGGTITQQLRRLGASVDWDRERFTMDKGFYAAVQEVFIRLYEEDLIYRGKRLVNWDPKLHTAISDLEVENKDKKGHMWHFRYPLADGVKTADGKDYIVVATTRPETMLGDTGVAVNPDDPRYQDLIGKHIMLPLVNRRIPIVGDEHADMEKGTGCVKITPAHDFNDYEVGKRHNLPMINIFTFDANIRSEAEVFTSKGEASEDYPSELPEKYQGVERFAARKLIVAEFESLGLLEAIKDHDLTIPYGDRGGVVIEPMLTDQWYVRTAPLADVATKAVEDGEIQFVPKQYENMYFSWMRDIQDWCISRQLWWGHRIPAWYDNQGNVYVGRHEEEVRRKHGIAADIALHQDEDVLDTWFSSALWTFGTLGWPEQTPALKMYHPSDVLVTGFDIIFFWVARMIMMTMHFMKDENGKPQVPFKTVYVTGLIRDENGDKMSKSKGNVLDPIDMIDGIDLESLVTKRTGNMMQPQLAAKIEKNTRKTFENGIDAYGTDALRFTLAAMASTGRDINWDMKRLEGYRNFCNKLWNASRYVLMNTEDQDCGFAADAQLEYSLADQWIESQFELAAKNFNLHIDNFRLDMAANTLYEFIWNQFCDWYLELTKPILWKGTENQQRATRRTLITVLEKTLRLAHPVIPYITETIWKSVKPLVAGIEGETIMLQALPQYDETNFNQKALDDIEWVKSFITSIRNLRAEYDINPGKPLSVMLKAADENDAARLAANQQVLIALAKLADVRVLNAGEETPACATALVGKSELMIPMAGLIDKAAELDRLAKEIARTQGEIKRIEGKLGNEGFVAKAPEAVVAKEREKLEGYREALVKLEEQQTTIAAL; via the coding sequence ATGGAAAAGACATATAACCCGACATCAATTGAACAAGCTCTCTATCAGACTTGGGAAAAGCAAGGCTATTTCAAGCCTAACGGTGACACATCACAAGCGTCTTACAGCATTATGATCCCGCCACCGAACGTCACAGGTAGCCTGCATATGGGTCATGCCTTCCAAGATACCATCATGGATACCCTGATCCGTTGTCAGCGTATGAAAGGTAAAAATACGCTCTGGCAAGTCGGAACCGACCACGCGGGTATTGCGACACAGATGGTTGTTGAACGTAAGATCGCTGCCGAAGAAGGGAAAACCAAACATGATTATGGCCGGGATGCCTTCATTGATAAGATCTGGGAATGGAAAGGTCAATCCGGTGGCACGATCACACAACAGTTACGTCGCTTAGGAGCCTCCGTCGATTGGGATCGTGAACGCTTTACCATGGACAAAGGCTTTTACGCTGCCGTTCAGGAAGTCTTTATCCGCCTCTACGAAGAAGACTTAATCTATCGGGGCAAGCGTCTGGTCAACTGGGATCCGAAACTCCATACCGCGATCTCAGATTTAGAAGTGGAAAACAAAGATAAAAAAGGCCACATGTGGCACTTCCGCTATCCATTGGCAGATGGCGTGAAAACAGCCGATGGTAAAGACTATATTGTGGTTGCAACCACCCGTCCTGAAACCATGCTGGGAGATACCGGTGTTGCAGTCAACCCTGATGATCCACGTTATCAAGATCTGATTGGTAAACATATCATGCTACCGCTCGTCAATCGCCGTATTCCGATTGTCGGTGATGAACATGCTGATATGGAAAAAGGCACCGGTTGTGTCAAAATCACGCCCGCACATGACTTCAATGACTATGAAGTCGGTAAGCGCCATAACCTGCCGATGATCAACATCTTTACCTTCGATGCCAATATCCGCTCAGAAGCAGAGGTGTTTACCAGTAAAGGTGAAGCCAGCGAAGATTATCCATCTGAGCTGCCGGAGAAATATCAAGGTGTTGAGCGTTTCGCTGCCCGTAAGCTGATCGTGGCTGAATTTGAGTCACTGGGTTTACTTGAAGCGATTAAAGATCATGATCTGACGATTCCATATGGTGATCGCGGTGGTGTAGTGATCGAACCGATGCTGACCGACCAATGGTATGTCCGGACCGCACCGCTGGCTGATGTAGCCACCAAAGCGGTTGAAGACGGTGAGATTCAGTTTGTCCCGAAACAGTACGAAAATATGTACTTCTCTTGGATGCGCGACATTCAGGACTGGTGTATCTCACGTCAGTTATGGTGGGGACATCGCATTCCGGCATGGTATGACAATCAGGGCAACGTCTACGTTGGACGCCATGAAGAGGAAGTCCGTCGCAAACATGGGATTGCGGCTGATATCGCCCTTCATCAAGATGAAGATGTGCTGGATACCTGGTTCTCATCGGCCTTATGGACTTTCGGTACATTAGGATGGCCGGAGCAAACGCCGGCACTCAAAATGTATCATCCGTCGGATGTTTTGGTCACAGGCTTCGACATTATTTTCTTCTGGGTTGCCCGGATGATTATGATGACGATGCACTTCATGAAAGATGAAAACGGTAAACCGCAAGTTCCGTTTAAAACAGTTTATGTGACCGGACTGATTCGCGATGAAAACGGCGACAAAATGTCGAAGTCCAAAGGGAATGTGCTCGATCCAATCGATATGATCGACGGCATTGATCTGGAATCCCTCGTGACCAAGCGGACCGGCAATATGATGCAGCCGCAACTGGCCGCTAAAATCGAGAAAAATACTCGTAAAACGTTCGAAAACGGGATTGATGCTTATGGTACCGATGCGTTGCGTTTCACGCTGGCAGCAATGGCTTCAACCGGACGAGATATCAACTGGGATATGAAACGTCTTGAGGGTTATCGAAACTTCTGTAACAAGCTCTGGAATGCCAGCCGCTATGTACTGATGAATACCGAAGATCAAGATTGTGGATTTGCCGCCGATGCACAGCTGGAATATTCACTGGCCGATCAATGGATCGAGTCTCAGTTTGAGCTGGCAGCGAAAAACTTTAACCTCCATATCGATAACTTCAGACTGGATATGGCTGCGAATACCCTGTACGAGTTTATTTGGAACCAATTCTGCGACTGGTATCTGGAACTGACCAAACCGATCTTATGGAAAGGCACCGAAAACCAGCAGCGTGCGACGCGCCGTACTTTGATTACCGTTCTGGAAAAAACACTACGTCTCGCCCACCCGGTGATTCCGTACATTACAGAAACCATCTGGAAAAGCGTCAAACCGCTTGTTGCAGGGATTGAAGGTGAAACCATCATGTTGCAGGCGCTGCCACAGTATGATGAAACTAACTTCAACCAGAAAGCGTTGGATGATATTGAATGGGTGAAATCATTTATTACCAGTATTCGTAACCTGCGCGCTGAGTACGACATCAATCCGGGCAAACCATTGTCTGTCATGCTCAAAGCGGCTGATGAAAACGATGCAGCTCGCCTTGCAGCAAACCAACAAGTCTTGATTGCTCTGGCAAAACTGGCCGATGTACGGGTCTTAAATGCAGGTGAAGAGACACCGGCATGCGCAACGGCCTTAGTCGGTAAATCAGAACTGATGATCCCAATGGCGGGGTTAATTGATAAAGCAGCCGAACTGGACAGACTCGCAAAAGAGATAGCCAGAACACAGGGTGAAATCAAACGGATTGAAGGGAAGCTTGGCAATGAAGGTTTTGTCGCTAAAGCGCCTGAAGCCGTCGTTGCCAAAGAAAGAGAAAAGCTTGAAGGCTACCGAGAAGCATTGGTGAAACTGGAAGAACAGCAAACCACGATTGCAGCGCTGTAA
- a CDS encoding DNA polymerase III subunit chi, which produces MKTATFYLISPDSRQAHPEGFREYVLFLAQYFAHQGARIYLNCHHRDEAELFAELFWQVPAETFMAHNLVGEGPRNGTPVEIGYPQVSPSRNRQIVINMAENNTTFADRFTEVIDFVPCEKNARQLARERYKIYRQNGYKLQTIDIAYP; this is translated from the coding sequence ATGAAAACAGCCACATTTTATCTGATTTCGCCCGATAGCCGTCAGGCACACCCTGAAGGATTCCGGGAGTATGTACTGTTTCTCGCTCAATATTTCGCGCATCAGGGGGCCAGAATCTATCTCAATTGCCATCATCGCGACGAGGCTGAATTGTTTGCCGAGCTTTTCTGGCAAGTCCCGGCTGAAACGTTTATGGCACACAATCTCGTCGGAGAAGGCCCGAGAAATGGCACGCCTGTTGAAATCGGCTATCCGCAGGTCTCCCCGTCCCGAAATCGGCAAATCGTCATAAATATGGCAGAAAACAACACAACCTTTGCGGATCGCTTTACAGAGGTGATAGACTTCGTTCCTTGCGAGAAAAATGCCAGACAATTGGCCAGAGAACGGTATAAAATTTACCGTCAAAACGGGTATAAGCTCCAGACAATTGACATCGCTTACCCATAA
- the pepA gene encoding leucyl aminopeptidase codes for MEFSVKSGSPEKQRSACIVVGVFEPRRLSPVAEQLDKISDGYISSLLRRGDLEGKPGQMLLLHQVPGVLSERVLLVGCGKERELGERQYKEIIQKTISTLNETGSMEAVCFLTELHVKSRDTYWKVRQAVEATKDNLYTFDQFKSTKPETRRPLRKLVFNVPTRRELNLGEKAINHGLAVSSGIHACKDLGNMPPNIANPAYLASQARRLADDYTSITTKIVGEEEMEKLGMTSYLAVGRGSKNESMMSVIEYKGHPDPASKPIVLIGKGLTFDSGGISLKPGEAMDEMKYDMCGAASVFGTMKAIAALNLPLNVTGILAGCENMPGSNAYRPGDILTTMSGQTVEVLNTDAEGRLVLCDVLTYAERFEPDCVVDVATLTGACVIALGHHLSGVMSNHNPLAHELINASEQSSDRAWRLPITDEYQEQLKSPFADMANIGGRPGGAITAGCFLSKFAKKYNWAHLDIAGTAWRSGALKGSTGRPVPLLVQFLLNRSGLVENEE; via the coding sequence ATGGAGTTTAGTGTAAAAAGCGGCAGTCCAGAGAAACAACGCAGCGCATGTATCGTTGTCGGTGTATTTGAACCACGCCGACTTTCTCCAGTTGCTGAACAGCTTGATAAAATCAGCGATGGCTACATTAGTTCATTGCTACGACGCGGTGATCTGGAAGGAAAACCGGGACAGATGCTTCTGCTGCATCAAGTACCGGGCGTCCTTTCTGAACGTGTATTGCTTGTCGGCTGTGGGAAAGAAAGAGAGTTAGGAGAACGTCAGTACAAGGAGATTATCCAGAAGACGATTAGTACCCTGAATGAAACGGGCTCAATGGAAGCCGTATGTTTCTTGACCGAGCTGCATGTCAAAAGTCGGGATACCTACTGGAAGGTTCGTCAGGCTGTCGAAGCAACCAAAGATAACCTGTATACCTTTGATCAGTTTAAAAGTACCAAACCGGAAACACGTCGCCCGCTACGCAAGCTCGTGTTCAATGTGCCGACTCGTCGGGAACTGAATCTCGGTGAGAAAGCAATCAACCATGGACTGGCAGTCTCTTCCGGAATTCATGCCTGTAAAGATCTCGGCAACATGCCACCAAATATTGCGAACCCAGCCTATCTGGCTTCTCAGGCTCGCCGCCTTGCTGACGACTACACCAGCATCACCACGAAAATCGTTGGTGAAGAAGAGATGGAAAAACTCGGTATGACGTCCTATCTCGCTGTTGGGCGCGGTTCTAAGAATGAATCGATGATGTCGGTGATTGAATACAAGGGACATCCCGATCCGGCGAGTAAACCCATTGTTCTGATCGGCAAAGGCCTGACCTTTGACTCTGGCGGTATTTCATTGAAACCCGGTGAAGCGATGGATGAAATGAAATATGACATGTGTGGTGCCGCATCTGTTTTCGGAACCATGAAAGCCATCGCAGCGTTGAATCTGCCACTGAATGTCACCGGGATTCTTGCCGGCTGTGAAAACATGCCGGGCAGTAATGCATATCGCCCCGGAGATATTCTCACCACCATGTCCGGACAAACGGTTGAAGTGTTAAATACCGATGCAGAAGGACGCTTGGTGCTCTGTGACGTGTTGACCTACGCGGAACGTTTTGAGCCTGACTGTGTGGTCGATGTTGCAACCTTGACCGGTGCTTGTGTGATTGCCTTGGGTCACCACCTCAGTGGCGTGATGTCCAATCACAACCCGTTAGCCCATGAGCTTATTAATGCATCAGAGCAATCCAGTGACCGGGCATGGCGCTTACCGATTACCGATGAATATCAAGAGCAGCTGAAGAGTCCGTTTGCGGATATGGCCAATATCGGTGGCCGTCCGGGAGGCGCGATCACCGCTGGATGTTTCTTGTCCAAGTTTGCCAAAAAATATAACTGGGCTCACCTTGATATTGCCGGTACAGCTTGGCGTAGTGGTGCATTGAAAGGTTCTACAGGACGCCCTGTCCCACTGCTGGTTCAGTTTTTACTCAATCGTAGTGGACTGGTTGAAAACGAAGAGTAA
- the lptF gene encoding LPS export ABC transporter permease LptF: MIIVRYLIRETLKSQLAIFFILFLVFLSQKFIRVLADASDGEIPARLIFSIVGLNMPAMGQLMLPLSLYIGILITFGRLYAESEITVMNATGIGNKFLVRAALYLAIITASAAAINSLWLSPWSQDREALLMDKLAAENSVDLLQEGHFQRTPDGSSVVFIDNIEDKKLRNVFVAQLTPKDSILPSVIFSDSGNVKELKDGRQIISLRHGTRYEGVPTQVSYMVTKFDEYEGLIGQRKVENRGRDWEAIPTLELLRNPDSHAQAELQWRISLVVCIPLLTMLVVPLSAVNPRQGRFAKMGPAILVYLTYFLAISATKSAIEDGGIPSGIGMWPLNAALLGTAIFINSLDSVFVRRLKDRYRQRKVASRV; this comes from the coding sequence GTGATTATCGTTAGATATTTGATCCGAGAGACACTAAAAAGCCAATTGGCGATTTTTTTCATCCTCTTTTTAGTGTTTTTGAGCCAAAAATTTATCCGTGTTCTGGCGGATGCATCCGATGGTGAGATCCCGGCCAGATTGATCTTTTCGATCGTTGGATTAAATATGCCAGCGATGGGGCAGTTGATGCTGCCACTTAGTTTATACATCGGTATTTTGATCACCTTTGGCCGGTTGTATGCGGAAAGTGAAATTACAGTCATGAACGCCACCGGTATCGGTAATAAGTTTCTGGTGCGAGCAGCATTGTATCTGGCGATTATTACTGCCAGTGCGGCTGCGATTAATTCACTTTGGCTGTCCCCGTGGAGTCAGGATCGTGAAGCACTTCTGATGGATAAGCTCGCCGCTGAAAATAGTGTCGATTTACTGCAGGAAGGTCATTTTCAGCGCACACCGGATGGTTCTTCTGTCGTCTTTATCGACAATATCGAAGATAAGAAATTACGGAATGTGTTTGTTGCACAGCTCACGCCGAAAGATTCGATCCTGCCCAGTGTGATCTTTTCTGATTCAGGAAATGTCAAAGAACTCAAGGATGGCCGTCAGATTATTAGTTTGAGGCATGGGACGCGTTATGAAGGCGTGCCGACGCAGGTCAGTTATATGGTGACTAAGTTCGATGAGTATGAAGGCTTGATCGGCCAGCGCAAGGTGGAAAACCGAGGACGTGACTGGGAAGCGATTCCGACGTTGGAACTGCTGAGGAATCCGGATAGCCATGCTCAGGCTGAGTTACAGTGGCGGATTTCTCTGGTCGTTTGTATTCCATTGTTGACTATGCTGGTGGTTCCGTTGTCTGCGGTAAATCCCAGACAGGGGCGGTTCGCAAAAATGGGTCCGGCGATTTTAGTCTATCTGACTTATTTCTTAGCAATCAGTGCAACCAAATCCGCCATTGAAGATGGTGGGATCCCATCTGGTATCGGGATGTGGCCGTTGAATGCTGCTCTGCTGGGAACCGCCATATTCATTAATAGCCTCGATAGTGTGTTTGTCCGCCGGTTGAAAGATCGCTACAGACAAAGAAAGGTGGCAAGTCGTGTTTAA
- the lptG gene encoding LPS export ABC transporter permease LptG, with protein sequence MFKILDLYIGRTIIATTSLVLVTFVGLSGIIKYVEQLRKVGQGSYDLIKALYFVVLSIPRDIEMFFPMAALLGALIGLGMLAASSELVVMQASGFSKLDIGLSVLKTAVPLMIVITLLGQWGAPQAQKMARDLRAFATSGGQLLSVRMGVWARDTNDFIFINKVNDDKLYGLNIWRFDEHKKLREVVFATEADYEQSSQQWEMKNVHITNMSDDVVISKQQFSTYPWHTSLEPNKLAVVTVKPEELSLSGLYDYVHYLKISEQDSSRYELALWRKVTQPISIAVMMLMALSFIFGPLRSVTMGARILSGVIAGFTFYISSEFFGPLSLVYGFHPAIGAVAPSIVFLSVALVLLRRKL encoded by the coding sequence GTGTTTAAGATTTTAGATTTATACATCGGCCGAACGATCATTGCGACGACCAGTTTAGTTCTGGTCACTTTTGTCGGCTTATCTGGCATCATCAAATATGTAGAGCAACTGCGAAAAGTCGGTCAGGGAAGTTATGATCTGATTAAGGCGTTGTATTTTGTCGTGCTGAGTATTCCTCGTGATATCGAGATGTTTTTCCCGATGGCTGCTTTGCTGGGGGCTTTGATTGGTCTTGGAATGCTTGCGGCCAGCTCTGAACTGGTGGTAATGCAGGCTTCCGGTTTTTCTAAACTGGATATCGGACTTTCCGTGTTGAAGACCGCCGTCCCATTAATGATTGTGATTACTCTGTTAGGGCAGTGGGGAGCACCTCAAGCGCAGAAAATGGCGCGTGATTTAAGGGCATTTGCTACATCTGGTGGTCAACTGCTCTCTGTTCGCATGGGGGTATGGGCCAGAGATACCAATGACTTTATTTTTATTAATAAGGTCAATGATGACAAGCTGTACGGTTTGAATATCTGGCGTTTTGATGAGCACAAGAAATTACGAGAAGTGGTTTTTGCCACGGAGGCTGATTACGAGCAAAGTAGCCAGCAGTGGGAAATGAAGAACGTGCATATTACCAATATGAGTGATGATGTTGTCATCTCGAAACAGCAGTTCTCCACTTATCCGTGGCACACCTCACTTGAACCTAATAAGTTAGCGGTTGTGACGGTCAAACCGGAAGAACTGTCTCTCAGTGGTTTGTATGACTATGTACATTATCTGAAAATATCTGAACAGGATTCGTCCCGTTACGAGTTGGCATTATGGCGTAAAGTTACCCAGCCGATTTCGATTGCTGTGATGATGCTGATGGCGCTGTCGTTTATTTTTGGCCCGCTGCGCAGTGTCACGATGGGGGCGAGAATCCTGTCAGGTGTGATTGCCGGGTTTACGTTCTATATTTCCAGTGAGTTTTTTGGCCCGCTGAGTCTGGTATATGGCTTCCATCCGGCAATAGGGGCTGTTGCCCCCAGTATTGTTTTTCTCTCGGTTGCATTAGTTCTGCTCCGTCGGAAATTGTAG
- a CDS encoding RDD family protein, giving the protein MSHQPHLQTAGFIRRIGALVYDTCLILLLEILAAGVIVAILEAMAAIGILHYGDYKDVGNFLTHHPLWSTIFTAYLAIIWIGFFVWFWTQKRQTLGMKVWRLVVSNEDGTPITITQALIRLFTSGFGLSNLTVPLDPQKRGFHDIWAKTNLYVIPKDNT; this is encoded by the coding sequence ATGTCACATCAACCTCATCTGCAAACTGCTGGCTTTATCCGTCGTATCGGGGCCCTTGTTTACGATACCTGTCTGATTTTATTACTGGAAATACTGGCAGCAGGCGTAATCGTTGCCATTCTTGAAGCAATGGCCGCCATTGGAATACTTCATTATGGTGACTACAAAGATGTCGGCAATTTCTTAACACACCATCCCTTATGGAGCACCATCTTTACCGCTTATCTGGCAATTATCTGGATCGGTTTTTTTGTTTGGTTCTGGACTCAAAAAAGACAAACACTCGGCATGAAAGTCTGGCGACTGGTTGTCAGTAATGAAGATGGTACGCCGATTACGATCACCCAAGCACTGATTCGCTTATTTACCTCTGGATTCGGGCTATCTAACCTGACCGTTCCGCTCGATCCTCAGAAGCGGGGATTCCATGATATTTGGGCTAAAACCAATCTCTATGTCATCCCCAAAGACAATACGTAA